Proteins found in one Pseudomonas mosselii genomic segment:
- a CDS encoding GMC oxidoreductase: protein MSFQSAEPIWSGGGSVQMNSITNFGDGPFRADYSAIQIGYNNTAQNSRAGMKALSMGLVGRKLDEEIRRRTAHGVDMYVNHERLAHPDNRLVLSKTHRDALGIPHPEVTYDVGEYVRKSATLSREHLKRIAEALGGTEIEMTSFFTPNNHITGGTIMGLDPKDSVVDGWLRTHDHPNLFLATGAAMAAAGTVNSTLTMAALSLRAGDAILRDLKHV from the coding sequence ATGAGCTTCCAGTCGGCTGAGCCGATTTGGTCGGGCGGTGGTTCGGTGCAGATGAACTCTATCACGAACTTCGGCGATGGCCCGTTCCGAGCGGATTACTCCGCCATCCAAATCGGGTACAACAACACGGCTCAGAACTCGCGCGCGGGCATGAAGGCTCTGTCGATGGGCCTGGTCGGTCGGAAACTGGACGAAGAGATTCGCCGTAGGACTGCTCATGGTGTCGACATGTACGTCAACCATGAGAGGCTCGCTCATCCTGATAACCGTCTGGTGCTGTCGAAGACTCACCGTGATGCGCTTGGCATCCCGCACCCTGAAGTGACCTACGACGTGGGTGAGTACGTTCGCAAATCCGCGACGCTGTCTCGCGAGCATTTGAAACGAATTGCCGAGGCGCTCGGCGGTACCGAGATCGAGATGACATCATTCTTCACCCCGAACAACCACATTACTGGCGGCACGATCATGGGGCTTGATCCCAAGGACTCCGTGGTAGATGGCTGGTTGCGGACTCACGACCATCCCAACCTGTTCCTCGCAACTGGTGCTGCGATGGCGGCGGCGGGCACTGTGAACTCGACTCTCACAATGGCTGCTCTGTCTCTCCGGGCAGGGGATGCCATTCTGCGAGATCTGAAGCACGTGTAA
- a CDS encoding helix-turn-helix domain-containing protein, with the protein MLDHIHANFAQQLSIPALADMACVSVSAFHRMFKRHTRSSALDYIARLRVGRACALLMEGGSVIAQVSEEVGYTSVAFFNRQFKALKGMTPTEFRKLHGHHFK; encoded by the coding sequence GTGCTGGATCACATCCATGCGAACTTCGCTCAACAGCTTTCTATCCCGGCGCTCGCCGACATGGCGTGCGTTAGCGTTTCGGCATTCCACCGGATGTTCAAGCGGCATACCCGAAGCAGTGCTCTCGATTACATCGCCAGGCTCAGGGTTGGACGCGCGTGCGCTTTGTTGATGGAGGGCGGTTCAGTGATTGCCCAGGTTTCTGAAGAGGTCGGCTACACCTCGGTGGCCTTCTTCAACCGGCAATTCAAGGCACTGAAAGGCATGACTCCCACAGAGTTTCGCAAGCTCCATGGTCACCATTTCAAGTGA
- the mauJ gene encoding methylamine utilization protein MauJ, with protein sequence MLATDDPFELAERYQNQRGQWVVGGLETQVFWPNRPQIVRFEGLDFLLQPAVVDDQHRSLPAIAIRANGFGLTVNEGRAAVMRLATAIAWRESKKVDIVMWGGGSHPHRVGRMLNNAYTEYFSGENLHVPQSEEARKALAYYREGLSLGNPFYSFLGFYKAFARSLPNGRERGPWIQQALLRMTDREAISRREELQAQGDNISEYLATQGRHAIAHAEREDIVDPDDPDDHQRIHLDKPLMRHLAELAMEERLGVTPPSAYERDHLYELEGFRALFDDEQLAGLRGGAFTEGRDYEFPDELYVVARKGQTAVHLGLMRMTASRMDEGKLGIQLDSANGRVFFVFWMDFANERLIFDPIRGCGLLNARRESRSDIQSEILLQEFRFLMYCNGSVEIWSSDRERRMGKSEAYILPVNWSPNFADHQQTLIELNERLQAMPEIEVEAGG encoded by the coding sequence ATGCTGGCAACCGACGATCCTTTCGAACTGGCCGAGCGGTACCAGAACCAGCGAGGGCAATGGGTGGTAGGTGGACTAGAGACCCAAGTCTTCTGGCCAAATCGTCCTCAAATCGTCAGGTTCGAGGGCCTTGATTTCCTTCTGCAGCCGGCAGTGGTCGATGACCAGCACCGCAGTCTTCCTGCGATCGCGATTCGAGCAAATGGCTTTGGGCTAACGGTTAACGAGGGCCGTGCAGCTGTCATGCGCTTGGCGACGGCTATCGCTTGGCGTGAAAGCAAGAAAGTAGACATCGTGATGTGGGGTGGAGGGAGTCACCCCCACCGTGTGGGTAGGATGCTCAATAACGCTTATACCGAGTATTTCTCGGGCGAAAACCTTCATGTCCCACAGAGCGAGGAGGCTCGGAAAGCGCTGGCCTACTACCGTGAAGGGCTATCACTGGGTAATCCGTTTTACTCCTTCCTAGGCTTCTACAAGGCCTTTGCACGCTCTCTTCCCAATGGCCGGGAGCGAGGGCCATGGATTCAGCAGGCCCTGCTTCGCATGACGGACAGAGAGGCAATCTCGCGACGTGAAGAGCTGCAAGCGCAGGGTGACAACATCTCTGAGTACCTGGCCACACAAGGACGTCATGCGATCGCCCACGCCGAGCGTGAGGATATCGTCGATCCAGACGATCCGGACGACCACCAGCGAATTCATCTCGACAAGCCACTGATGCGCCATCTCGCGGAGCTGGCAATGGAAGAGCGGCTCGGTGTAACACCTCCGTCGGCATACGAACGAGATCACCTCTACGAGCTAGAGGGGTTCCGCGCTTTGTTTGATGACGAGCAGCTAGCAGGGCTTCGTGGAGGGGCCTTCACCGAAGGCCGAGACTACGAGTTCCCTGACGAACTCTATGTGGTAGCGCGTAAGGGGCAGACTGCTGTTCACCTCGGTCTCATGCGCATGACAGCCAGTCGCATGGACGAGGGAAAGTTAGGCATACAGCTTGATTCCGCCAATGGTCGAGTGTTCTTTGTGTTCTGGATGGATTTCGCAAATGAGCGGCTTATCTTTGACCCTATTCGGGGCTGTGGCTTACTCAATGCGAGAAGGGAGAGCCGAAGCGACATTCAGTCCGAGATCTTACTCCAGGAGTTCAGATTCCTCATGTACTGCAACGGTTCGGTTGAGATTTGGTCTTCCGACCGAGAACGCAGGATGGGCAAATCAGAGGCCTACATACTGCCCGTCAATTGGAGTCCGAACTTCGCAGACCATCAGCAGACCCTCATTGAGCTGAACGAACGATTGCAGGCCATGCCAGAGATTGAAGTCGAGGCGGGAGGTTGA
- a CDS encoding metallophosphoesterase: MSSKILRLPINPSGRDFVVGDIHFKTMDLHRGLHALGFDKTKDRVIAVGDLIDRGPGVLDGLKLLGEPWFYTVQGNHERMLIDAYRENPLARYAAHGAGWWPTIADESKGMIIDKLSSLPLAIEIESSNGIVGIVHADVPAGVTWPKFLAELDNQAFEDVALWGRERVKKHFRDGVSEAWRVCTGHTWVPRPLRLGNVLALDITGGGDGSLAIYCVQDDMTYIDGLPASLDQAERLTEKLQMLGKKAQQLKTALNGNKLIESQIHAVTVDVTLKQVTSMWLQVQEGVVEQQKLVNALHGLSLVNGERRSAMLDELCSKHAGSQTESLLRRLLG, from the coding sequence ATGAGTTCGAAGATCCTACGCCTTCCAATCAACCCCTCTGGCCGGGATTTTGTGGTCGGCGACATTCACTTTAAAACGATGGATCTGCACCGTGGCTTGCATGCGTTAGGCTTCGATAAAACGAAGGATCGGGTGATCGCAGTAGGTGACCTTATTGATCGCGGGCCCGGCGTGCTGGACGGCCTGAAGCTTCTGGGTGAGCCCTGGTTCTACACTGTCCAAGGCAATCACGAACGGATGCTGATCGACGCTTACCGTGAAAACCCGTTAGCCCGCTATGCAGCTCATGGCGCCGGCTGGTGGCCAACAATCGCTGATGAATCAAAAGGCATGATCATCGATAAGCTGAGTAGCCTTCCTCTCGCGATCGAAATCGAAAGCAGTAACGGGATCGTTGGGATCGTACACGCGGACGTGCCAGCAGGAGTCACATGGCCCAAATTCTTGGCAGAACTGGATAACCAAGCCTTTGAGGATGTGGCGCTTTGGGGGCGAGAGCGGGTGAAAAAGCACTTTCGGGATGGCGTCTCGGAAGCCTGGAGAGTGTGCACAGGCCATACGTGGGTGCCACGTCCGTTGAGGCTCGGTAACGTCCTCGCCCTGGACATCACAGGGGGCGGGGATGGTTCGCTGGCGATCTACTGCGTTCAGGACGACATGACTTACATTGACGGGTTGCCTGCATCACTCGATCAAGCAGAGCGTCTGACTGAAAAGCTACAGATGCTTGGGAAGAAAGCTCAGCAGCTGAAGACAGCTTTGAACGGAAACAAGCTAATTGAATCCCAGATCCATGCCGTAACGGTCGACGTGACCTTGAAGCAGGTGACTTCAATGTGGCTGCAGGTTCAAGAGGGCGTGGTTGAGCAGCAGAAGCTGGTAAATGCTCTTCACGGCCTAAGCCTAGTGAATGGTGAGCGGCGCAGCGCCATGCTCGATGAGCTTTGCAGCAAGCATGCCGGAAGCCAGACTGAAAGCCTGCTACGCCGGCTCCTTGGGTAA